The following DNA comes from Camelina sativa cultivar DH55 chromosome 14, Cs, whole genome shotgun sequence.
TCTTATTCTATTCCTAATCCCCTTTGCTTCACATCCCTTCACTGCTAAATTCGGGTTACTTGTAATCCCAATGTTCATCTTCCGTTTTTAGTCTGATCTTTGTTACTTCCAAGATCATTCATAAGCCCCTTCTTTCTGCCTTCTGGTGAACAGAAAGGATGACAAAGAAGATATGCAGCTTAGCTTAGGCCGCGTCTTCACTGGTGTATTTTGCCAGACCAAACTTATGGGTACAATtagtatctttttatttttttctgtagcTCTGTTGCTTTTCTTATACCTGCCAAAATATTTATGGGAAGGAGCTTCAGTAGCAGAATATTACATTAGTCAGATAGAGATTTGTTCTTTCATTATCTGTTGTTTACTGTATGTATTTTGTGGATATGAAAACTTCttataacattttatcaattAGTAGTGACATCCAAACTAACATTTGACACTTTCAATTAACTTCAAGAAATTGcagtttgactttttttttttgttttctgatcaAGTCAGCAAGGcacgatttttcttttttcctgaGGCTATTTGGTAAACATGtatttcctctttctctcctccCATATAGTCCTTTCTCTTGCATTGTTTCCTGGCAAAAAAAGTTTCAGGCTTTCAGCTGCTTTCTGTGAGCAAAATGGGGAACTGTGTATCACTAGAAATGTCCAGCGATGGGAATGGCAGGCACATAGATGAGGCAAACCTCGAGGCTCTTCACAAGGCTATGCAAGAACTCAATGAGAGACGAGATGATCTGCTAAGAAGAGTTAcaatagaagaagataaaggttTTCAACGGCTTGGTCAAGTCCAAGGATGGTTTTCAAAAGTAGAAGGTGTTGAGTCTCAAGTCAATGATCTGCTTGAGTCCAGgtcaaaacaaactaaaagatTGTGTCTTTGCGGATATTGTTCTCTGCATTTCATTTCAGGTTGCAGTTATGGTAGAAAGGTTTTGAAGAAGTTGAACGAAGTTGAAGGACTTCTAACTAATGGAGTTTTTGAAGTGTTGACGGAGAGAAGCTTTAAACCTAAGGGAGAGAAGAAGCATATCCAATCACCCATTGGTTTGACTGAGAGGCTCGAAATGGTATACTGCCAACTCCAGTTATATTCACGAAGAACTTTTGGTCTTTATGGTATTGGTGGAATAGGCAAGACCACTCTCTTAGCTAGTATTAACAATTTCTTTCTTGAGACGGTTAATGACTTTGAGGTTGTTATTTGGGTTGTCGTATCTAATGATTTGCAATATCTAAGCATTCAGGATCAGATTTTGCGAAGACTAAGTCTTGACAAGGATTGGGAACAAGACACAGAAGAGGAGAGAGCTTATAAGATACACAGCATCCTGAAGGGTAGGAAGTTTATGCTGTTATTGGATGATCTAGGGAGCAAAGTAGAGCTGACCAAGGTAGGTGTTCCACCTATAACTTATCAAAACGGGTCAGTTATATTGTTTACCACTCGTTCTAAGGAAGTTTGCATAGACATGGAGGCTGTTGGTATAGAAGTTAAACGTTTGTCAATAGCTGAATCTTGGGAATTGTTTCAGAAACAACTTGGAGATAACACTTTAAATAGCCATCCGGATATACCCGCTCTCGCTAGAGTAGTTGCTGGTAAATGTAACGGTTTGCCACTTGCACTCAATGTCATTGGCAAAACCATGGCACAAAAAAAGACTGTACAAGAATGGAGTCATGCGATTACTGCTCTGAATTTGCCTAGCGAAGAGTTTCTTCTAAGTAACGAAGGAGGGGTTCTTCCTCTTTTGATGGTCAGTTATGATAGTTTAGAGAGTGCAAAAGTCAAATCCTGCTTCCtatattgttctttgtttccGGAAGATTATGAAATACAGAAGAATGAATTGATAGAATATTGGTTATGCGAAGGATTTATTGATGGAGACAGAGATAAGGATGGAGctaacaaggaaggtcttgataTAATTAATTTGCTAGTTTCTTCACATCTCTTGATGAATGGTGGAGTCACAACCAAAGTGAAAATGCATGGTGTGGTGCGTGAGATGGCTCTTTGGATAGCGACTAACTTTGGAAAAGAGAATNAATGATTTGCAATATCTAAGCATTCAGGATCAGATTTTGCGAAGACTAAGTCTTGACAAGGATTGGGAACAAGACACAGAAGAGGAGAGAGCTTATAAGATACACAGCATCCTGAAGGGTAGGAAGTTTATGCTGTTATTGGATGATCTAGGGAGCAAAGTAGAGCTGACCAAGGTAGGTGTTCCACCTATAACTTATCAAAACGGGTCAGTTATATTGTTTACCACTCGTTCTAAGGAAGTTTGCATAGACATGGAGGCTGTTGGTATAGAAGTTAAACGTTTGTCAATAGCTGAATCTTGGGAATTGTTTCAGAAACAACTTGGAGATAACACTTTAAATAGCCATCCGGATATACCCGCTCTCGCTAGAGTAGTTGCTGGTAAATGTAACGGTTTGCCACTTGCACTCAATGTCATTGGCAAAACCATGGCACAAAAAAAGACTGTACAAGAATGGAGTCATGCGATTACTGCTCTGAATTTGCCTAGCGAAGAGTTTCTTCTAAGTAACGAAGGAGGGGTTCTTCCTCTTTTGATGGTCAGTTATGATAGTTTAGAGAGTGCAAAAGTCAAATCCTGCTTCCtatattgttctttgtttccGGAAGATTGTGAAATAGAGAAGAATGAATTGATAGAATATTGGTTATGCGAAGGATTTATTGATGGAGACAGAGATAAGGATGGAGctaacaaggaaggtcttgataTAATTAATTTGCTAGTTTCTTCACATCTCTTGATGAATGGTGGAGTCACAACCAAAGTGAAAATGCATGGTGTGGTGCGTGAGATGGCTCTTTGGATAGCGACTAACTTTGGAAAAGAGAATGAAATACTTTGCGTTAAATCCGGCGTGTGGTTACAACAGATACCTGAGGACATTATTAGTTCAAAGGTTGTAAGAAGGATGTCTTTCATGAATAATCAGATTGCGGAGATATCTTGCAGTCTCGAATGCCCCGACCTCTCGACCTTATTACTCCAGAATAACAAGCTGGTGGATATCTCAGGTGAATTCTTTAGGTTTATGCCAGCAGTTGTAGTCTTGGATCTTTCTGAGAACAAGAGGCTTATTGGATTGCCGGAAGAAATTTCAAACTTAGGATCTTTGCAATACCTCAACTTGTCACACACAGGGATAAAATCATTACCAGTTGGTCTGAAGGCATTGAGGAAATTAATCTACTTGAATGTGGATTATACTTATAAACTGCGAAGCATTGTTGGGATAGTGATGAGTTTGCAAAATCTCCAAGTGTTAAAGTTCTATAATTCCGGTATTTGTATTGATGCCATATTACTGGAAGAGTTACAACTCTTGGAGCACTTAAAGCTTTTAAAAGCAACGGTCGATGATGCTGTGAGTTTGGAGAGGATACAAGCAGTGGACCGGTTGGCGAGTAGTATTCAAAGTTTATGCCTCAGAAAGATGTCAGCAGCGGTTGTGGTATTAAACACAGTAGCTCTGCGTGGTCTTCAAAGACTTGTGATACGGAATTGCAAAATACTTGAGATAAAGATAGATTGggaaagcaaagaaaagaggGAAGTTTTACCAAGTACAAGTTCTCCAAGCTTCAAGAACCTATCAAGCATTTTGATAAGTGACTTGGAAGGTCCAAGGGATTTGACATGGCTGGCATTTGCTCAAAATCTTGTGTATCTACATGTGATGAGGTCGTCGAGCATAGAAGagataataaacaaagaaaaaggaatcagTATCAGAAGTGCACATCGACATTTCGTTGCACCGTTTAGGAAACTGGAGTACCTTACGGTAACTGACATGGATGAACTAAAGATAATCTGTGGGTATCCTCGGGCTCCTAGAAAGCTGACAGAGTTCACTGTCCGAAATTGCCCGAAGCTGCCAAGAGACAATGGAGAGAGTAGTGGGTGGATCGGCGAAGAATGAGAGAAGTAAGCCAGTGGCTCACAGCTAGAAACTACACTATTCTTCAAGTTTGCAGGAGGAAGTTACTACAGATGTGTTCTTGTTTCGTtacctctccctctctctcactttcATTTCTCTTTTGTGTGACTGTATCCTCTCAGTTATGAATTTGGGTTTGTGTTTGTAGTGGCATTGTTTCAAAGACCTTATTGTCAAGTGTGCATTTTGAGACTGTAATAATTCCAATTACTTGTTTTGGCTAAATTCTGTCATCATTGTGTGACTGCTCTGCTTGCTTCTCACAGTTTAAAATAAATGACTAAGTAACTAGCATTTTCTCAAAGTTGgaaacttttttgttgttaagcATAAGATGGAGAGGCAAGTTCATGGGGGCGGACGAGAAGATCCTTGGCTAGCTCGAGACAAACTCTACCATGTAATATTCTGTTTCTCAATCTCTGTCGTCTTCTCTACGCTCGCCTCTCTCTCCCGTTACTCGTTTCTACGCCGTCACTCCATCTGGATCGGATCTGCGTTCTCACTCTCCGCCGGTGCGGCTAAAGAAGCTGGTGATCAGTTTGGTATCTTCCCTTCAGCAGGCGCCTCGGCAAGAGACGCAGTCGCGGACGCAATTGGAGTTGTGATTGCTGCTATGGTTCTCTTCTTTTGGAAATCTCGTAGATCACGTTCTGAATCCAGTCAAACCCGACCCATCCTTCCGATTTgaatagaagaaaacaatttaaaaagcTTGTTTCGTGTAGTTTTATTTAAAGCTTGATCATCGATTTGGGTCATCACAGTTTTGTTGGTGATCTCATTGAACTGTGTGTGAGAGTGCTCAAATAAAACTCTAATCAGATTGTTTGGTTGATGTATTTACTGTgcgtgtttgacaaaaaaaaaaaaaagtatttactGTGCGAAGCTATGATTCatgaaatctaaaattttgGAATTAGTTCAGTGTTGTGCTCAGCAATGTAAAATTTTCGTTCGCCAATTAGCTCATTCCCAGGATCATCGAGAGAAGCAACATTGGCCAAAGCTTGTTGTAACATTTATCAAATTTGAAAAGTCCAAAaagcaaaatgaaaattttggtcAAAACAGTAGTCAAGACGGTCATGGGTTCAAATCCCAATCTTGACAtatgatttctatttttctgatatttttcttcttctaattcgtactcttttgtttatttattttatttaattgggGCATTTGCTTAGAAATTTCCATCGGATTCCTCACTCTCTCTAAAGTCTCTATAACAACTTCTCTTCTCTCGAGCAAAGCGTTGCTTCTTCGCCGTGTTTCGCTTCCTTCCCTAGTCTAACGTAAGCTCACGATTTCTTCTTTACTCTGTTTCCACAGTTAAATCTCGTAATGATTTGTTTATTGTATCGTGTGTTTCGTCTGGGCATCTCGCTTCTTTccgtactttttttttgttttttctagaATATTTTGGATTTCGCTAGGTTTCTTATCATGCATGCGTGAATTCTCGTTGCCGATTTTGTAAATGGTGTATCAATTTCGTCTCTATTTGCTCTCTATCTGAtgtcttttttggtttagttctaGCCTGCCTAGGGTTTCTCTTGCTATTGATAATTTTGGATGCTATCGACTCAGTTTGCCATAGAAATTGAATCTCTTTTAGACATTTTCTTTAGCTTGTTTTGGTGAACGAATCATCCTTTTGATTGCTTATTTCTTCAAATTCCTTTCTCAAGAAATGTTTCCATTGTGTGTGTTCCAGGTGAAGCAGGTAGGAGAGGATGGGTATTTCATCCGGCGAAGAGTCTGAGATCAGCGAGTCTGAGATTGATGACTATTCCGAAACACCCTACATGCTGTTGCAGAACGGGAGCTACAAGGTTAAAGTGAATGGACAGCTGAGATGCCCCTTTTGTTCTGGCAAGAAGAAGCAAGATTACAAGTACAAGGAGTTATACGCACATGCTTCTGGGGTTTCCAAAGGATCTGCCACTCGAAGTGCTAAACAGAAGGCCAATCACCTCGCTCTGGCTAAGTTTTTGGAGAATGAGCTTGCTGCTCATGCTGAACCTGTTCCACGCCCTCCACCAGTTCCTCCTCAGTTTGAGGAGACAGTTGAACCAAACCCCCGTGACGTCTATGTCTGGCCATGGATGGGGATTGTTCTTAATCCTTTGACAGCCACTGATGACAAGGAAGCTCTACTTGATTCTGAATATTGGTTGAATAGGCTTTCAAAATTCAAGCCTGTTGAGGTCAATGCCTTTTTGGTCGAACAAGATTCGATTGTTGGGGTTATTGCTAAGTTTACCAGCGACTGGGGTGGATTTGCATGTGCCACAGAGCTTGAAAAGGAATTTGAGAACCAAGGGCACAGCAAAAAGGAGTGGACTGAGAGGTCTGGAGATTCTGAGTCTAAGGCCTATGGTTGGTGTGCACGTGCACAAGACTATTACTCTCAAGGTCCAATAGGTGAGTACCTCTCCAGGGAAGGAAAGCTAAGAACAGTTTCAGATATTTCGCAAGAAAAAGAGCAGGATAGAAACATTGTTCTGGATGAACTTACAAAGATGATTGCTATGACTAACGATGATCTGAGCAAGGTCCAATACAGTTACCACAGGACGGCTATGTCATTGCAGAGGGTCctagatgagaaaagaaatttGCATGAAGCTTTTGCTAACGGTATTTACTGACACACTAATATGTTTATTATAGCTTGTGTTAGGGTATCTGACTTTTGTGTATGTTTTATCCTCCtcagaaacaaagaagatgCAGGAGACGTCGCGTCGCCATATCCAGAGGGTCCTATATGACAAAGATAAGCTAAGCGATGAACTGGATCGTAAGATGCGGGACTTGGAGTCTCGGGCCAAACAATTGGAAAAACAGGAAGCACTAACTGAACTGGAGAGACAAAAGcttgatgaagaaaagaaaaaggtaatatCCATAGTTAGTATGACAtggtcaaaagtcaaaacaccCTAGTTTTGTTGGATATATTCGGTTGACATTTGGACATACAAATGAAAATATACTGATAAAACCTGTTTGATGGGGATAGATTGATGATGAGTTTTTATCTGATAAGTTTACGGTCTATGATGGCTATAGGACTCTGGTAAAAGTCACAGATATTTACGACTATATGGTGTCTAGAAGATGC
Coding sequences within:
- the LOC104740274 gene encoding probable disease resistance protein At1g15890; translated protein: MGNCVSLEMSSDGNGRHIDEANLEALHKAMQELNERRDDLLRRVTIEEDKGFQRLGQVQGWFSKVEGVESQVNDLLESRSKQTKRLCLCGYCSLHFISGCSYGRKVLKKLNEVEGLLTNGVFEVLTERSFKPKGEKKHIQSPIGLTERLEMVYCQLQLYSRRTFGLYGIGGIGKTTLLASINNFFLETVNDFEVVIWVVVSNDLQYLSIQDQILRRLSLDKDWEQDTEEERAYKIHSILKGRKFMLLLDDLGSKVELTKVGVPPITYQNGSVILFTTRSKEVCIDMEAAVGIEVKRLSIAESWELFQKQLGDNTLNSHPDIPALARVVAGKCNGLPLALNVIGKTMAQKKTVQEWSHAITALNLPSEEFLLSNEGGVLPLLMVSYDSLESAKVKSCFLYCSLFPEDCEIEKNELIEYWLCEGFIDGDRDKDGANKEGLDIINLLVSSHLLMNGGVTTKVKMHGVVREMALWIATNFGKENEILCVKSGVWLQQIPEDIISSKVVRRMSFMNNQIAEISCSLECPDLSTLLLQNNKLVDISGEFFRFMPAVVVLDLSENKRLIGLPEEISNLGSLQYLNLSHTGIKSLPVGLKALRKLIYLNVDYTYKLRSIVGIVMSLQNLQVLKFYNSGICIDAILLEELQLLEHLKLLKATVDDAVSLERIQAVDRLASSIQSLCLRKMSAAVVVLNTVALRGLQRLVIRNCKILEIKIDWESKEKREVLPSTSSPSFKNLSSILISDLEGPRDLTWLAFAQNLVYLHVMRSSSIEEIINKEKGISIRSAHRHFVAPFRKLEYLTVTDMDELKIICGYPRAPRKLTEFTVRNCPKLPRDNGESSGWIGEE
- the LOC104740275 gene encoding uncharacterized protein LOC104740275; the protein is MERQVHGGGREDPWLARDKLYHVIFCFSISVVFSTLASLSRYSFLRRHSIWIGSAFSLSAGAAKEAGDQFGIFPSAGASARDAVADAIGVVIAAMVLFFWKSRRSRSESSQTRPILPI
- the LOC104740276 gene encoding factor of DNA methylation 1; amino-acid sequence: MGISSGEESEISESEIDDYSETPYMLLQNGSYKVKVNGQLRCPFCSGKKKQDYKYKELYAHASGVSKGSATRSAKQKANHLALAKFLENELAAHAEPVPRPPPVPPQFEETVEPNPRDVYVWPWMGIVLNPLTATDDKEALLDSEYWLNRLSKFKPVEVNAFLVEQDSIVGVIAKFTSDWGGFACATELEKEFENQGHSKKEWTERSGDSESKAYGWCARAQDYYSQGPIGEYLSREGKLRTVSDISQEKEQDRNIVLDELTKMIAMTNDDLSKVQYSYHRTAMSLQRVLDEKRNLHEAFANETKKMQETSRRHIQRVLYDKDKLSDELDRKMRDLESRAKQLEKQEALTELERQKLDEEKKKGLTGLLGAETDIGVKRMGEVNEKPFLNVCKLRYSANEATVEAATLCSTWQENLKNPSWHPFKRVGSGGREKEVVDEEDEQLKKLKREWGEAVHNAVKTALEEMNEYNASGRYATPELWNFKEGRKATLKEVISFISENIKTLKRKRT